The Alnus glutinosa chromosome 8, dhAlnGlut1.1, whole genome shotgun sequence DNA segment AAAATTTACTTGTGTGgatctgattttttattttttttttaaactcttttttttttaatgacataaATGGCTGGAATTTGATTAAAGTAATGTTTGAAAGCATCTGAAACCCCCTACTTCCCCCAAGAAGAAATGAGGGTGAGAGTGTGTGTTTGTCTGCCTGATAAGTTTAGGAGTCTGAACTTCGGCAAGAAATTATTAACTTTAGAGGTTGTGTTGGTTTATTACTTATGATTGTACACTTTCACCTGTTTTTTGTATTAATTGTTGCGGCAATTTAGGTTTTCCCTTATGACTTCACAGATTTATGATGATTATTTGCTCACACCttgaattaaatttacattgaaaaaaaattcctgtgATGACTGACTAGTTAAATATCCCAAGTTTCATACTGTTGATGTTGGGATGAAGGATATCGTCCTCCTTGCTCGTTATCTTAAGTGCGCACTTTTAACAATTTGCTTAACTTCTAGTTTGCTTGCTTTTTTCTCAAACGCATATCTGCCATCTCTTACTATGCAAAATTAATATTTGCTTCTTTATGACGCTTTTAGTGATCCAAGGAGCTACATTACTACTTTCAAGTTCGCCACCGGCTGCAAGACATGTTATTCATTCTGCTTTAGATCGGCAAGGGCATGGCAAACAGCTGGTGAACATGCAGTTCCTTTCACATGATCTTTGtatttatgctttttttttgcCTGTCTTGAAAGTTGGTTATCACATACTAATTTGGTTCTAGAAATAGaatattttaagataaataGGCTGCAGGCTATTACAGCGATTCATATGTCTGTAAAAGTAGGAGTAGAAAGAAGCTAATTTATGCCATGATTTATGGAAAAAAAACGATTGTTTCCTGTATCTTGGTGTGAGAAAAAAAGCGTGGCCTGTAAAAGGGAGAGAAGAGTTAACTCAGAATGTGCATTTGGATTGCCTTTATAACAAACTTGAAAAGGTGGATACGGATTACAAGATGATGGCATGGGATAAATGGCTACATGATTGTAAACTTTTGAATCTAGATCGAGGTTGTGAAGAGATCGGGGGGATATGATAATCTATCTAGCTCATCCAATCTTCTTGTATACTCATTAAACTGAGGAATGTTTTCCTAACAATGACCCTTTCTGTCACAGCATTATTCATGACTGccattttttgcttggttcaTGAAAACGTTTACAGACCTTCCCATTATCATTGCCTCTGCTCAAAATCCGTGAGGTTGCGCTCTCATAAAAAcatcttattgtcctacaatgTATTTATTGAGCTATGTGGCCTCATCTGTGCCAATACGGAAATGGGTCCAGCTTTTACGATTACAACTTCCTTACAAGCAATAAAGAGATAAGAGGAGGAGACATGATGgaagtagaattttttttatttttctgctaCTATGTCAACTCAAAAGCAGATATGACCTTCACATGTCTCCCAGGTGTGACAATGATTTAAATCTGATGGGACTTGAGGAAACTAGAATTctcaaattaaattttcttcaatgtttatgtTAAATGGAATCCACTTCTGGTATGAACCCAAGTACTTCTCTATTATGTTGTTTGTTTGTCCATGCTTAATTCATGTAATTTTGTTAGATAGTTGTACCCATCAGAAAACAAGATAgaccaaacaagaaaaaagaaaagaaaatatattttttttttttgaaaccagGGTACAATATCTAGCTATTAAATTATCCATTTCAAATTTGGTCAAAGAGCATAAAATGGGATATAGCATGTGTCCCCAGCATtatgagatttatttttttttgaggtcCCAGCATTATGACTGAAAGctttcaattttgttgcaagAAATCTTCTATTTAGAATTTTGagcaaaaatgttttatttaccATATCCTAGGCTTTTTGTATATTTCTGAAACATTCTTAAATGGCAAACattattaatcaaaaaaaaaattcttaaatggCAAACACAGTCTGCACTGCATGCTCTTGGAAACATAGCAGGAGAATCAAGGCCGGAGAATAAAATTATACTAAGTGGAGATGCAGAAGAAAGCTTGCGACGCTTAATCTATGAAACAGCATCCAAGAGTTCAAAGCTGACACTGTCTGTAAGTAGTTGCTTGTTAAtatgcttttcattttttaattattcttctGCTCAGGTCATTTCAATCATTGGAAAATTCACCTTCTTCAGATGAGCATTTGGCTATCAGACTCCATATTTAGTCAAGGGTGCTAATTGTGTGTCTGTGTGTCTGCAGTTTGTGGGTTTCAGTCCTTTTGCATGaatttaataaagtttttttgGTCTTATGTACTCACTTTGATTGCACATTCTTCTATTTTGTTTAGGAACATGTTCATTTGGGTTCCCTATCACTTTTCATTTGCCTGCTCTTTAAAAAGTTCAGAAGTCTTACCAAGTTCTTGGTGCAATTGGCAGGGCCTTTTTTTGTCAATTCTTCAACAAGATCCGGAAATTCGTTTGGCGGTGAGAATTTCTTATGCATGAGCtatggattttctttttccttgctGTGGCCatagattgagattttttggaGCTGATGTATAATAAGGGTTTTCTTTTCATACTCGTTAATTGTAGTAACTCCATTAGGCGTCAGGGCTCCATTTCATATATTGTTAGTACTGGAAACCAAAACTTCTTGGATCTTAATTTTAGTAAATCTTTTTAgtttatttctctttcatttaaTTGACTATTGGCATGGTTTGTAGTTAGGGATTGAAGGTTCTCTTATTTGTGTTTCTTGAACACATTATGTATCATTGGTTTTACTATTTCTTTCCTTGTGTTATGCCTAAGAATTTCCCCTTTAGGACACAGTGCAATTTTTTATGGGTGGGGATGGTAGGTAAACAACATTAGGTGAACTGAAAAAAGAGTTCCATGAATTGTTGTTGATGCTCCTCATTTGCTGCCAAAGGACAGaagcaaaacccaaaaagagaaaaatgttgAACTTTATTGCAACAAACTGACCCTCATATTTGAAGACCTTTACTTGGCGTTTGCAGTTGTAAGTGACCCTTTATCAAGAAACATGCTGTAAGcttttatatatgaaattttCAGGGTTATAGAGTGGTAACTGGAATGGTGGCTCGGCCATGGTTTCTGATGGAGATTTGCTCAAAACAAGAGATAATAAATATAGTGACTGATGCAAATACGGAAACCACAAAAATAGGTCTGTTTTCTTGTCTCTGTGTATAATTATTAGTAATCATCACATTGCCTGTCTATGAATATTGTCTTTTGTATGCTGCTGTAATCAATTATAAGAGCTTTTCTATGATGGTTTGCTCAAGTGTGGTATTATAAGAATTAAGCAAAACCAATAATCTGTCATTGTTCCATTGTTGAAACCCATCCACTGAATGAAAACCAGTATTTATTGGGCTCTTGCCTGCATCGATacttaaatcatttttcttatttattttaattattataagtTCATCAATACTTTCTGAATTTCTTAAACTCTAATTATGTTCAGTTATTTAATTTCTGGTTTCTTTTTGAGGAGGTGAGACAAAATGATCACTCTTCTTTTAGAATCTTCttgccaaatacttttccagttttaatttctattaatcAAATCAGTAGTATATTTTTCAGGTATGGAAGCTAGATATAAATGTTGCCAGTCAATCCACAAGGCCTTTGTGTCCTCAAGTAAACTTATCAATGATCCTGCTCTTGCTGGATCAGTGGCCAAGGTtagagctatttttttttttttccttaattgttATGCCCGTGGTTAGATCTACAATACATGGATGTTTTGGTTGGATTCCCTAACGACTCTAGGAGTAGTCACACCAGAATCTTACTTCTTTCTACATGATCGGCATGCCCAAATACATATTTTATGTAGAAGATTGGTCTATATTTAACCATGACCATGCTTCTGTCATGCTGCCTTCACATGTACAGCCAGGCATAGAGTAATGTAACTCTTCACACCTATTTATCACACTCATTTTACATCGGTTGATATAGGAAGCCAGTTAAAACAGGTCACGTCAACCAGTGTAAAATGAGTGATAAATAAGTacgaagagtagcattactcgcTAGGCATATGTGGTTGTATGCATTAAATTGTTCAAGACAGAGTGAAATGAAAAACTTTGCCTATATAGCAAAGAAGGAACAAGTAATCATTTAAAAGGTGAATGAAGGAAAACCACTTAATTGTTGGGGAAGGGGTCTAGAATCACCAACCAGTTGAAATTTTAAAAGGCAAGAAAGAATTGAGTTCATCAACTCtggtgtttttgtttgttttttctctttttttctttttcaatgacACGATACTTTTTCTCCCTTTGCAGTTGCAGGATGCAGTAAGAGATGGTCCATATCTTTCTAGAAAGCAACTTGATGCTCAACCCATCGTGAAGACAGCTGAGAGATTTTAGATATTTAGCCTGCTGGAGTAAAGCCAATTCCTTGCAAATTGGTATACAAGGTGAGGCGGCAAAGTTGTAGACATTCATCTGCCAACAATATTATCTATATCTCATCAGTTTTGAGGATGACATAAACattgtaaatatatatacctGTGACACAAGATTTGTTCCTTTTGGTTGTCATGGGGCTATAGCTTCATAGATCTTCCTGTCAGACGAATTGCAAAGCTACCTTTATGTGAAAGTAAACATGAAGTTTTGAGGCATATAAAGAGTAGGAGCTCGGCTATCATTTCTTCTGATTATTCAATGAAATAATACTAGGACGACTGGACCAAAAGAAATGTGAAACTACTACATGACTTCTTTGATGCTTCACAAGGCATCAAGGACTCAAAAGGAGTGAGACCACAAGGGTCCAGATTGTAacaacaaataaagaaaaagaaatgttgtTAGGATGGCCCAACTACTCCTGGAAAGAGCATTCTCATCAAATTAggctcttatttatttttatttatttattgtgtgtgtgtatgtgtgtgtgtgagagagagagagagagctaataTACTGAAATGGTCTAAAATGAGTTCTAGCAGCCTCAtcaatttggtgaaaaaaaaaaaattgatgagtgAACAGTATTCACCAACATTAGTGAGCATTGCTCATTtaccaaaacaataaaagacgaaatttttttttttttggtctttatcATTTCTATCATGTGTCACACACATCCtttttgaaaaagattatttaaatgaaatagtgatagtAGATAGTTAAAATTGTGAGGTTGTTGtggtgctttaaaaaagtgaatggctaaaatagagaaaaataatttttggctagtaaaatttggtggGACTACTAAGAAAGCCCAATTCTTTACTTTAGCTACTGATTTTTCTATTACTCTCTCTAACATATTCTTAATTCTACCCtttatttaaatgttattttgtatgGAAGAGTgtcaaagaaagaggaagataagagtatgaaagaagaaaaggaagagagaaaacaattttttgtagAAAGAGAAATTATATTCTGTCTATTTTGCTAGAGAAGAAAAATTGttcataatagttaaatttgactattatgagtcATTTACCTATTCTGTTGGAGATGTTTTAAGAATGCTCTTAGATTGGGTGATTTGGTTATACTTCAAATCGGCTGTTGGGGTTGTCTAGATAAAATGTATTGGAGATGAAGTGTactttttgattattttgtttttcttttttgattaaattatatttttttattgaaaagaggGGCTGGGGACCGGTTAAAGGTCCACCCTCTATCATTTCTCGAGTATTATACATACTCTCAAGCGTTATTTTCTGACGTTGCAGTGAAAATCAGTATAGCTATTGTATTCGGTGAGTCTCTATTTAATGAATGAAATAACACATAAAAGTAGGTGTAAAATAAGCACTTGAAAATGTGCAGCATTCCTCTCGTTCAAGACATACTAACAAGTCACAAGCCATTACCATTTCAAAAAAGGCCTGTCCAGAAAACAAATTTCTTTTAGGGGGAGAGCCCACTTTTGAGGTGCTTATTGCGTACACAACAAAAAAGCCCAAAAGGGTGAAAGGGGAATTGCGTCCACTTTCACCGAGTCTCCTTCCCAGTGGCTGTGGATAAAGGAAGAGCCGAAGAGaggaaggaagagagagagagagagagagagagatggcaaGCCTATCATTATCTTGTTTGGCCCTCCCTTCAAAGCTGAGAAATTCTCTTACACTTGGtgtcccttcttcttcttcagcttcttcttcttctttaagtCAGTCGAGGTCGACTAGTACATTCAGGTCACTCTGCTTCTCGACTAGCCTCTCACACAATGCCTTCTCCAAAGGTAAATGAAGTATTCAGACTCTCTGAAAGTGCATtttatccattttcttttttaatttattctcgcTTCAAAGTAcgattttttctttccttaatgAACTCCcccgtttggttgctgagaaaaataagaaagaaatccACAATACCGAAAAgtacagaaaaaaaataatcaaaaaaaaaaacccggatGAACCAAGCATAGTTGattacagattttttttttttttttttggtgtttcaatGAATTGCAATTCCTTGTTCATGCCTTTTCTCAAAGCCCCAACTTGGCGGAATGAAATTTAAGAGGATTTTGGATATTGGGTTTTGTGAATTTCAGGGTATTTGTCTATGAGCACGACGCAAAGGCCAAGTCGCCATTTTGTTGTGTGTGAGGCGGCTCCGAAGAAAAAAGCGGATTCCGCTGCGAAGAGGACGCGTCAAGCTGAGAAAAGGCGCGTCTACAACAAAGCCCGGAAATCTGAAATCAAGACCCGGATGAAGAAGGTATACACATAACTTTAAATTTGTGTAGAAACTATGTTTGGTTCTGTTTATATTGTAGGATTTTGCCTTTGTTTTTATGAAGCTGTGTATGAAAGCTATTTGAAATGGAACTTTTCTGTTGTATAAGAATCTTTAAGAGGTACTGGTAAAGAAGAttgaattttttcttcaaaatcagTGTAACTTGTCTGGACGCTGCTATAATGTGAAGGACATTTCTTCTTATTAGTATTGGTTTGTCGGATCATTCTCAGCACAATTGGAGACCTAAACTCTTATGATTTgttgtttctatttttcttcGTGCATACTTAACCAAAACAAGTTTAAACATCTACTTTGTGTATAGGTTGCTATTAAATGCACATGGCACTTTTTGAGGAGTTACCATGTTTGATGCCCTCAGTCTGCATCTGAATGGAACACCCATGTCCATGTCCAGATTGTTATCATGTGTATAGTTGTTATGCTATAGATAATTATATGGTATCGGAAGAACAAACATATGTACAGTGTCTTGAAATCTGTAAGAACCCTCTTGGGTTGGTTTTGTTCCCTACAATAGAGTATGAGAGGGTGTGAGCTGGCTCAATTTTTATCCAAGAACCTTCCCTTCTTTCAAAAGACTCTCAGGGTTCTCTGATTGCCTTAGAGTGGTATTTGATGTGCAATCATCATTATAGTCTCTTGATATATGTACCAGCTAGCCTCTTACTAGGAATATGCCCCCTGTATGCATGATGTTTGACCCCTTAACAATAGTATATCCTTTATGAGATCTATAAACATCCAGGTAAAAGTATGAAGCAGCCACTTATATGCCAGGCTTGCCCTTTGCTGTAGGATTAGAATTAAGAAACCATTTGGCATTAAAAAAGTTAGGGGAAAAGAAACATAATTTGCCTTCTAATGATTGCTGATCTTTAGCTTCCTATGTATTTAAGTCAATAGAAAAATTCAATGTAATTAAATGACCAAATACACGTCCATGAAGCAAGTAGAGGACATTACCGTTTTGAGTGATAATAGGAACAAGAAAAAATTGTGTATGAGATCTCCTACTTGGTCTCCTACAGAGTTGGGGATGGGTTCTGCATTCATTTTTGGCAGGATGTTTGGTGCGGAGAAGCAACTCTCAAGCCCTTATTCCTGGAACTCTATTTCATAGCTTCTGAAAAAAAGGCTTTAGTGTTGGATTACCTGTACTCCTCCAGCACTTATGTCCATTGGAATCCAAGTTTCTTCGGGGTAGTCAAGGATTGGGAGCTAGAGTCCATTGTTGCTTTCCTCGATATATAGTACTCTTCGCAAACCTATCCAGGAGAGATGGATAAAAATGTTGTGGACCAGAATGTAATCATGACTTTGAAGTGAAGAGCTATTACAAATCATTATGGTCTGGAGAGTCTTGTctatttccttggaagagtgtctGGAAGGTGAAGGCTCCACCTTGaattgctttcttcaattggaCGATAGCTTTGGACTAAATCCTCACAATTGATAACCTTACGAGATGGGGTCTTACCCTTGTCAATTGATGTTGTCTTTGCAAAAATTGCAAGGAGACCGTAAACCACCTTCTCATCCTCATAAAAATCTATCAACAACTTATGATAAAGGCGATAAATTGTTTCTGAGGAGTTCCTGAtgtttatatatttcaacttttCCAGGTTTTGGAAGCTCTGGATGTGCTCAAGAAGAAACCTGATGCACAAGCTGAAGAAGTCCTTTCAGTTGAGAAACTAATTGCAGAGGCATATTCAGTTATAGACAAGGCAGTGAAAGTGGGAACACTGCACAGGAACACTGGAGCACGCAGGAAGTCTCGGCTTGCCCGGAGAAAGAAGACCGTGGAGATTCACCATGGCTGGTATACTCCAACCCCAGCACCTGCTGTAAATGCAGCGTAGAACACCCTGCACCCATGTGAAAATTTATTTACTCGTGTTTAAGTTCCTTATGAAGAGTTCAATGAACCATCATCATTCATAATTTTAGGATTCTGAGTACTCTTATGTAGATTAGTTACAGTTCTGCTTTAATGTTTCTGTTGCTAAAGCTGATATGTTGTAATCTAGAACGTCATTGCTGGGCATgtcattttcttctccaaatCATAGAATTTGAGTCAATGAAATTTGCTTCATACTGACTGTAACTTTCCATAAAATTGAGACTTTTAAagcttaatttgtttttataaaagtaTAAAGTATCTGTGTTCAAACTATAAGGCTTTAAATCCATGGTTTTAAAACTGTGAATATAATTTCTGAACAAGACTGGCAGATGGTACTCATGAATACCCCCTTCCCCCCACAACCCCAAGAAAGGAtacaataatttgaaaaaaaaaaaataaataagatggAACATTTTGATACTTGTTTCTTCACATGTAAGATGTctgcatgaaaaataaaaaaaataataaataaataaataaaagaaaaaaaaaaaaaaaaaagagaggatgtAAACCAATCCTTCCATAGTAAatccaataaaatattaaatttatactAAATTTGATGTGAACCATTTAgtaaattttttgtattttttttttttttcctttcttagttttttttgaaaagattgaCATGCTATCTCTTGTGATGTAATTATATTTTGCATTAAATTAATTGCGGAATCAACAGGCAAATAATAGCAGTAAGATTTCGAGGTCATTTGGCCCTGCATGTCAACcacatgttttaaaataaaattgcaaaaaatgttTGTTCAAAAGTGTGTTTAAATAAAATGACTCATGTAGCAGGTAGATAGGTGtgattttaaagattgaatcacaatattacttaaaaaattgcgtttttataaattatgttttaaaattaccaaTTATTTGAAGAAACTCCTTAATCATGATACCAAATGGTGGAACTCTGATTTACTCAAAGCACTATTCACAAAGAAGGAGGTGGGGGTTATTTGTTAGGTAGAGGTGAGTTGCCATAATCAGCCAGATGTCATGATTTGGAAGGGGTCCTCTACAGGAGTTTTTACAGTTCGAAGCGCATACcatatggaaaaagaaagactGGATCTATGGCAAGGTGATGGGTCCACTTAACCGGAACGTAACGGTATTTGGCGATTGATATGGAAGCTAAAATTACCAAATGCAGCCAAGATATTTACGTGGCGAGCATGTCAAAATATCTTACCTATTAAAGACAATTTGATGAAACGAGGTATTGTCTATGAACCTTCTTGCTCTATATGTGGTATGGATAGAGAAACAATAGTGCATATTTTGTGCAAATTGGAGCAGGTATGAACAATTCATAAATGATACTCAAGGGATTCTTCCTAAGTTCTCTGATTGGCAAATTGTTCACATGTGAAGAGAGGCTAATTCAATAATTCTGTTACTTACGAACTAGCAAAAGCGGCTGTGAAACAAAACGTAGATCAGatttggatagaaattttttttatgacatgCATGAAGAAGagatatgtttaaaaaaaaaaaaaaaaaaaaaaccctctttcGTATTCGTAAACGTCTCAGGGCATAAAAAGACAGTTCAGATTTTCTCATGcttttcctctcttctctcgCGAACTAAACAGTAAAAAGAATTCCATCAAGAATTCTAAAGAAAGAGACAGttggagagggggagagagagagagaggaatttcAATGATTGAGGTGCTTTCTTCATGCTTGGTTCTTCCTTGGGAGAAAAGAAATGTATTTGTCAGAGGcccttgttctttttcttctcagtCAAATTTCGTCACTTTCAGGTCCCTCAGCTTCTCTTCTAACCTCTCTGACAGTGTCTTCTCCAAAGGTAATGTAAACCCACtaacccatctctctctcaacaaCGCACCTTCCCCTGCCTTTTACCATATATATGGGTTTCTCTTCTTCATAATCTCTGTGCAAAACGTTAACCCTGTTCCATTAACATTTTTGTTTGGCTGTTGAGAAACTTGAAAGGAAAGAGGACCTATAggatataaaactaaaaatttaatttaatcctTTTGTGCCATGCTTGCTGACGGTTCTCATATAAAAAGTCTTGTATTTCTACCTTTTTCTCAGCAATCAAACAAAGCCTAATGCTTTACTGAATTTTGAGTACCTGGTTTGTCAAATTTTAGGTTGTTTGTCAATGAGCACTCTTCAGAGGCCAAATCGTCATTCTGTTGTCTGCATGGCGAAGAAATATGCTTCAAACACTGATAAGAGAAAGGTAACACTTTGGCAAATTGATTTTCAAATGTTGTTTGttgtatcatatatatatatatatatgactggactttttttttaaaaaaaaaaaaaaaaaaaaaaaaaaaaaaaaaaaaaaataatctctcagaaaagaagaatcctctcttttcttttttcgccCCACCACAAAAGGGGACATGTGGGGGGACGTAAAAAAGGGGATCCTATCAACTTGTTCCGACCTAAGAAAATAATCTCATGAGCTTAGTCTTACTTCACTGTCAAGAAACGAAAGAAGACTATCATCTCCAAGTTTAACCCATACGTAGCTCGCTTCTTTTTGGGTGTGAAGTAGTGTCAAACCAAAATACTCAACAAACGTTAGCTCTCCCTGAAAAGGAGGTGATCTAGCTGCACCTTCCAGTACGGCTACCTTGTTGTTATGAATTCACTCAAGTCTCTAGCCCTGCCTTCGGCATCCCCCTCCTTGTGGTTAAGGTAACAACTCCGGACATGGCCAGCTCCCATAATGTGACAGGCGGTCTGTACAAGGCCTGGGAACGAATTCACCGCCATTTGAcatgcaattatatatatatatagacagcGTTTGAGTTGTGGAGGTTAAATATCAAATGATTTCAACTGCAGAAGCTGAGTAGAAAAAAGGGTGGGAACTCgaataggaagaaaaagagcAGGAGGAAGGGTAGAAAAAAGGGTGGGAACTCGGataggaagaaaaagaggaggatGAAGTGGGGAAAGAAGAaggtttttaaaattgtcagGCTTGTCTCAACTGCTGCCACCGGGGTTGTCTATACCATGAAGAAGAGCAGTAAGATTACCGACAAGCTTCAGCAACTAAAATATGATCCTCGTGTAAAGCGCCATGTCCTGTTTGAAGAAGTGAACTGAAGTGAGTGAACCTTCCTTTGTTATATAGATCTACCTGTTTTCATACACGTTTAGTGGATCAATGCCATGCTGTTACTTGTACTACTGCATTGATTAATATGACAGATCTACCGGCTTCAATCAAGTTTCGTTGGGTAAATATGTTTTTCTACATAGACCTGCTACTTCTTTAACTATTGTCCAACTTTCATTCAACCTTTTTTCAAAccaactattgaatttgttttcctacatgtgagtTCTATATtttcaatagttaatttaaaaaaaaaaaaaaaaaatttattagagTTAGACATGAGTCGGGAGAAATAGAATTTCTCGTTTAAATATAAGTAAAGCTGAATGCACACAATTATCTTATGTTCTACATAAGTCAGTGCATTGATTTCTCAGgcttggaaggaaaaaaaacgaTCACATTTTCCAccaaatttttttctctaatttctaCTGACCAAACACTTGTGTCCTAAGTTCTCCATTTTCAACGAATACTAGAAGAATTCGGGAACAATTTCAATGATGATCAACTGTTTTCCATTAACAATGGGAATTAATGGGATATCGAGCATAGTGAAGATTGGCTAAAGCTAGCTCCTTTTTTCTATGAAGAAAGGATTCGGTATCATAGCCAGCTCCTTTTCCAAATCCTTTCTTCTGATAAACATTGGCTAAAGCTAAACGCACTAGTTAGTCCTCTTTCAATTACACTCAAAACCTCATTCCCAGCTTTGATGTTGAAAGAACTGTGGTCTCTGGAGCATGCAAATGAAGACACTTCTCACCTCTCAATACTTGTGAGATCTAGTTGAAGGAGGAGGGAGTCATGAAACTGCTAGTCTGGAAGATTTGAAAACTTTGTCTGCAGCAAAGAAGATTTTCGGACGACAATTCAAGTCatataaaactaaataaaatttatgcGAACAAAGTAAACTCTTATGCTCTTTTTTTGGGGTATAAGAAACCttttgcttttggtttatttttcttataatcaATTAGAAGTTTGTACTTCTTCATTAACATAAGTGAACCACCT contains these protein-coding regions:
- the LOC133874619 gene encoding uncharacterized protein LOC133874619 → MSTLQRPNRHSVVCMAKKYASNTDKRKKLSRKKGGNSNRKKKSRRKGRKKGGNSDRKKKRRMKWGKKKVFKIVRLVSTAATGVVYTMKKSSKITDKLQQLKYDPRVKRHVLFEEVN
- the LOC133875352 gene encoding small ribosomal subunit protein bS20c translates to MASLSLSCLALPSKLRNSLTLGVPSSSSASSSSLSQSRSTSTFRSLCFSTSLSHNAFSKGYLSMSTTQRPSRHFVVCEAAPKKKADSAAKRTRQAEKRRVYNKARKSEIKTRMKKVLEALDVLKKKPDAQAEEVLSVEKLIAEAYSVIDKAVKVGTLHRNTGARRKSRLARRKKTVEIHHGWYTPTPAPAVNAA